The window CTGCGATTTAAAATCGCCCCCTTCCGCCAGCTGACCCGCATTCTGTGCGGCTTCTACGAAGACGCCGCAAGGTTCGAGCCAACTTAATGGCCCTTGCGTACTTAACCGCGTTAACTCCTCATCTAAACCTATTTTAACCTGCAACAAAGTTTCCTTTTTGGCCATGAACTCGGTTTGATCAATAATACGCTCCAGGTGGGCATCCAAAAGACGCTCAAGCTTAGACTGAACTTCCTTTCGTTCGGCCATAAGTTTGCCTTTCCGGGCGGCTATAAATTGTTGTGAAGACTCTTTTTCATTATTCATTTCGGATTTTATAAACTCATAGTAGCCGCCCGGTAAGGCCACGTCCTGAATGGCCTGCTGGATTTGAGCGGCTAAAACTTCTTCCCGAATATAACGCTCCGAACATGGCCCTTTCTTTTTGGTGCAACGGTAATAATGATGACCTTTTTGAATTTCCGCCGTAATAGCACCCCCACAGGAGGCGCAGGTGGCCAGCTCAAGGAAGGGGAAAATATACTTTTTATGTTTATAGTTTTTGCCC is drawn from bacterium and contains these coding sequences:
- a CDS encoding recombinase family protein, with the protein product MLQNSFYYGLIRFKEECSQGIHTPLVSKSLFELVQAVINKKGKNYKHKKYIFPFLELATCASCGGAITAEIQKGHHYYRCTKKKGPCSERYIREEVLAAQIQQAIQDVALPGGYYEFIKSEMNNEKESSQQFIAARKGKLMAERKEVQSKLERLLDAHLERIIDQTEFMAKKETLLQVKIGLDEELTRLSTQGPLSWLEPCGVFVEAAQNAGQLAEGGDFKSQKEFLKKIGSNFLLGGRQLTFEYKRPWSFLGGNSFIFKSLGPLSDNYFSQPEAAQAANFFEKRGPITKKCARQDSNLLPQA